A window from Drosophila miranda strain MSH22 chromosome Y unlocalized genomic scaffold, D.miranda_PacBio2.1 Contig_Y2_pilon, whole genome shotgun sequence encodes these proteins:
- the LOC117193208 gene encoding LOW QUALITY PROTEIN: phospholipase D2-like (The sequence of the model RefSeq protein was modified relative to this genomic sequence to represent the inferred CDS: substituted 3 bases at 3 genomic stop codons), translating to MDREMRQNQRSPSPGLSARLRLPLQPTGKSPSPATMRTEYPADDVYRPTNFAGYVNRGYDDIDSSYYFAQFEAMTEERNGAALPPYTNDSDASAEDNRNEDEDQEDEEQDPDCTDDGTVVGHYNRRLPEFQFSLVDSEYDETLGFPDSVTILSNLGDKPVLVQRKETTDDDDENNSVVMRQEIPFTSIYGPSVKFNSFQRKFFIPGREIHVRIVDTERSVTTHLLNPNLYTIELTHGPFKWTIKRRYKHFNSLHQQLSFFRTSLNIPFPSRSHKEKRTTLKATASQMADESTLKDLPAHTKQVKQTSTPQNNGSRHQNGPGTIVSPSHNSILSGLNPRRIQKKRKKKKKKKLPRFPNRPESLVTVENLGVRIKQLEDYLYNLLNISLYRSHHETLNFVEVSNVSFVPGMGLKGKEAVILKRTGSTRPGQAGCNFFVCFQKKCCVRCNYFCSDVMCGTWRNHWFFVKETCFGYIRPTDGSIRAVILFDQGFDVSTGIYHTGMRKSLQVLTNNRHIVLKCWTRRKCKEWMQYLKHTSNSYARDFTLPNPHMSYAPMRANTQASWYVDGSQYMSTVADGLEAATEEIYIADWWLSPGIYMKRPALDGDYWRLDKILLRKAEQGVRVFVLLYKEVEMALGINSYYSKSTLAKHDNIKVMRHPDHARGGILLWAHHEKIVVIDQTYAFMGGIDLCYGRWDDHHHRLTDLGSISTASVSGSTRRTPSGYFNKDDVDSAFGSRKSSRNAHYETPPKAGRAASPEPLEAPLTPAPPPPGNSMXLRVLKPGDXLLIPAMLSPGAGEDPDENMALEGMKLNTPEMERKNMLDRLKNNAMKGARMGKDFMHRLTANETTLEGPEDGGVFSIDTVDATMDPDMTLASSSATATANATATATATAADVATATDVATATANATANSTQLFSEFYGQAMYWFCKDYFNFILKDWMNLNSPFVDIIDRTTTPRMPWHDVGLCVVGASARDVARHFIQRWNAMKLEKLRDNTRCPYLMPKSYHQIRLNSHLQQLXHRRQQRVTCQLLRSVSAWSCGFIEADLVEQSIHDAYIQTITKAQHYVYIENQFFITMQLGMGVPGAYNNVRNQIGETLFKRIVRAHKERKPFRVYVIMPLLPGFEGDVGGSTGIAVRAITHWNYASISRGRTAILTRLQEAGVSEPHNYISFHSLRNHSFLNSTPITELIYVHSKLLIADDRVVICGSANINDRSMIGKRDSEIAAIIMDEEFEDGRMNGKKYPSGIFAGRLRKYFFKEHLGLLEGEGSARSDLDISDPVCDKLWHGTWRQISTRNTEIYDEVFKCIPTDFVKTFASLRKYQEESPLSKTDPEMAAHRVTEIQGFLVNLPLEFLNKEMLTPPGASKEGVLPTSVWT from the exons ATGGATAGAGAAATGCGCCAAAACCAACGATCACCCTCCCCTGGTCTATCTGCTCGTCTGCGTTTGCCCCTGCAACCAACTGGGAAGTCTCCGTCGCCAGCCACCATGCGCA CCGAATACCCCGCGGATGATGTGTACCGGCCAACGAATTTCGCGGGCTACGTGAATCGGGGCTACGATGATATAGACAGTTCCTATTACTTTGCCCAGTTCGAGGCCATGACGGAGGAGCGCAATGGAGCGGCCCTGCCGCCGTACACCAACGATTCGGATGCCTCCGCGGAGGACAACCGGAACGAGGATGAGGACCAGGAGGACGAGGAGCAGGACCCGGACTGCACGGACGATGGTACCGTGGTGGGGCATTATAACCGACGCCTGCCCGAGTTCCAGTTTTCGCTGGTCGACTCGGAGTACGATGAGACGCTGGGGTTTCCCGACTCCGTGACCATCCTGTCGAATTTGGGCGACAAGCCGGTGCTGGTGCAGCGCAAGGAGACcaccgacgacgacgatgagaACAACAGCGTGGTGATGCGCCAGGAGATACCCTTCACGAGCATCTACGGGCCCAGCGTCAAGTTCAACTCCTTTCAGCGGAAGTTCTTCATCCCGGGTCGCGAGATTCATGTGCGGATCGTGGACACCGAGCGGAGTGTCACCACACATCTGCTGAACCCCAATCT ATACACCATTGAGCTCACCCACGGACCCTTCAAGTGGACCATCAAGCGGCGCTACAAGCACTTCAATTCGCTCCACCAGCAACTGAGCTTCTTCCGCACCTCCCTGAACATACCCTTCCCCAGTCGCAGTCACAAGGAGAAGCGGACCACGCTCAAGGCAACCGCCAGCCAGATGGCCGATGAGTCGACCCTCAAGGACCTGCCCGCCCACACCAAGCAGGTGAAGCAGACGAGCACGCCCCAGAACAATGGCAGCAGACACCAGAACGGACCCGGCACCATCGTCAGTCCCAGTCACAACTCGATTCTGTCGGGCCTCAATCCGCGGCGCATCCAAAAGAAGCgcaagaagaagaaaaagaagaagctGCCGCGGTTCCCCAACCGCCCGGAGAGTCTCGTGACGGTGGAGAATCTGGGCGTGCGGATCAAGCAGCTGGAGGACTATCTGTACAATCTCCTGAACATCAGCTTGTACCGATCGCACCACGAAACG CTAAACTTTGTCGAGGTCTCCAATGTGTCCTTTGTGCCCGGGATGGGcctcaagggcaaggaggcCGTAATACTCAAGCGCACGGGCTCGACGCGACCCGGCCAAGCGGGCTGCAACTTCTTTGTGTGCTTCCAGAAGAAGTGCTGTGTGCGCTGCAACTACTTCTGCTCGGACGTGATGTGTGGCACGTGGCGCAATCACTGGTTCTTCGTGAAGGAGACCTGCTTTGGCTACATCCGACCCACCGATGGTAGCATCCGGGCCGTAATCCTGTTCGACCAGGGCTTCGATGTGTCGACGGGCATCTACCATACGGGCATGCGGAAGAGTCTGCAGGTGCTGACCAACAACCGGCACATTGTGCTCAAGTGCTGGACACGGCGCAAGTGCAAGGAGTGGATGCAGTATCTGAAGCACACCTCCAACTCGTATGCCCGCGACTTCACGCTGCCCAATCCCCACATGTCCTACGCCCCCATGCGGGCCAACACGCAGGCCTCCTGGTACGTGGACGGCTCCCAGTACATGTCCACCGTCGCCGATGGCCTCGAAGCGGCCACCGAAGAAATCTACATAGCGGACTGGTGGCTCAGCCCGGGGATCTACATGAAGCGGCCCGCTCTGGATGGCGACTACTGGCGCCTGGACAAAATCCTCCTCCGCAAGGCCGAGCAGGGGGTGCGGGTCTTCGTGCTGCTCTACAAGGAGGTGGAGATGGCCCTGGGCATCAATAGCTACTACAGCAAGTCCACGCTGGCCAAGCATGACAACATCAAG GTCATGCGGCATCCGGACCATGCACGCGGTGGCATTCTCCTCTGGGCGCACCACGAGAAGATCGTCGTGATCGACCAGACGTACGCCTTCATGGGCGGCATCGATCTGTGCTACGGCCGCTGGGacgatcatcatcatcgtctcACAGATCTCGGGAGCATTTCCACGGCCTCCGTTTCGGGGAGCACGCGCCGCACGCCCAGCGGCTACTTCAACAAGGACGATGTGGACTCGGCCTTTGGCTCGCGCAAGTCCTCGAGGAATGCCCACTACGAGACCCCGCCCAAGGCTGGTAGGGCGGCCTCGCCAGAGCCGCTGGAGGCACCGCTGACCCCGGCCCCGCCCCCGCCCGGCAACAGCATGTAGTTGAGGGTCCTCAAACCGGGCGATTGACTGCTGATACCCGCCATGCTGTCGCCTGGCGCTGGCGAGGATCCCGACGAGAACATGGCCCTGGAGGGAATGAAGCTGAACACGCCAGAGATGGAGCGGAAGAACATGCTCGATCGGCTGAAGAACAACGCCATGAAGGGGGCTCGCATGGGCAAGGACTTTATGCACCGACTGACGGCCAACGAGACGACGTTGGAGGGGCCAGAGGATGGAGGTGTCTTTAGCATAGACACAGTGGATGCCACCATGGATCCCGACATGACTCTGGCCTCCTCCTCTGCTACAGCCACAGCTAATGCCacagccaccgccaccgccacagcCGCCGATGTCGCCACTGCCACCGATGTCGCCACTGCCACAGCTAATGCCACGGCCAACTCCACGCAATTATTCAGTGAATTCTATGGCCAGGCCATGTACTGGTTCTGCAAGGACTACTTCAACTTCATACTCAAGGACTGGATGAACCTCAACTCGCCGTTCGTGGACATTATCGATCGCACGACCACACCGCGCATGCCCTGGCACGATGTCGGCCTCTGTGTGGTGGGGGCTTCGGCGCGGGATGTGGCCCGCCACTTTATACAGCGCTGGAACGCCATGAAGCTGGAGAAGCTGCGGGACAATACGCGCTGTCCCTACCTCATGCCGAAGAGCTACCACCAGATCCGCCTCAACTCCCATCTGCAGCAGCTGTAACATCGCCGCCAGCAGAGGGTCACGTGCCAGCTGCTGCGCAGCGTCTCCGCCTGGAGCTGCGGCTTCATCGAGGCGGACCTCGTGGAGCAGAGCATCCACGACGCCTACATCCAGACGATCACCAAAGCCCAGCACTACGTGTACATTGAGAATCAGTTCTTCATCACCATGCAGCTGGGCATGGGCGTGCCGGGGGCGTACAACAACGTGCGGAATCAGATTGGGGAGACACTCTTCAAGCGCATTGTGCGGGCCCATAA AGAACGGAAACCCTTCCGTGTGTATGTGATAATGCCACTCCTTCCGGGATTCGAGGGCGACGTGGGCGGCAGCACGGGCATCGCTGTGCGAGCCATCACCCACTGGAACTATGCCTCCATTTCCAG GGGACGCACTGCTATACTGACACGTCTCCAGGAGGCCGGCGTTTCCGAGCCGCACAACTACATCTCATTCCACAGTCTACGCAATCATTCCTTCCTGAACAGCACGCCCATCACCGAACTGATTTACGTGCATTCCAAGCTGCTCATCGCCGACGATCGGGTGGTCATCTGCGGCTCTGCGAACATCAACGACCGCTCGATGATTGGGAAGCGCGACTCGGAGATTGCGGCCATCATCATGGACGAGGAATTCGAGGATGGCCGCATGAATGGCAAAAAGTATCCGAGTGGCATCTTTGCCGGTCGCCTGCGAAAGTATTTCTTCAAAGAGCATTTAG GCCTCCTGGAGGGCGAGGGGTCTGCGCGCTCTGATCTGGACATCAGCGATCCCGTTTGCGACAAGCTCTGGCACGGCACCTGGCGACAGATCTCCACGAGGAACACCGAGATCTACGACGAGGTGTTCAAGTGCATTCCCACGGACTTTGTGAAGACATTCGCCAGTCTGCGCAAGTACCAGGAGGAGTCGCCGCTCTCCAAGACCGATCCAGAGATGGCCGCCCATCGGGTCACAGAAATCCAG GGCTTTCTGGTCAACCTGCCATTGGAGTTCCTCAACAAGGAGATGCTCACGCCGCCGGGCGCCAGCAAGGAGGGCGTCCTACCTACCTCTGTTTGGACATAG
- the LOC117193415 gene encoding probable RNA methyltransferase bin3, with product MMANDTQQYDLILCLSVTKWIHLNFGDAGLKLAFKRMFNQLRPGGKLILEAQNWASYKKKKNLTAEIYNNYKQIDLFPNKFHEFLLSSEVGFSHSYTLGVPRHMNKGFCRPIQLYAKGDYTPNHVRWSDAYYPQTPYEAYRGIYATLPAHRMSAGGSHSGHAPLLHMSSSSRSQNYDTPHYAGSASGSASLRQTPHYQPTYNPLETDSYQPSYDMESYGGNHMYVFASPLYQTVWSPPASLRKSSSHTPVFGSVREAELDGDSSIGGGGSGGGSYHRHVYPPNDDTCSPNANSGNAFNSISDADTDDSNQLPSGSRPHVYATNCGESSSSPQVNHHEATAEFVEDVLMDDEQKTQVAGGTPTAYHSDLSDA from the exons ATGATGGCCAACGATACGCAGCAGTACGATCTCATTCTGTGCCTCTCCGTGACCAAGTGGATCCATCTCAATTTCGGGGATGCCGGCCTCAAGCTGGCCTTCAAGCGGATGTTCAACCAGCTGCGGCCCGGCGGCAAGCTCATACTGGAGGCCCAGAACTGGGCCAGCtacaagaagaagaagaacctCACG GCGGAGATCTACAACAACTACAAGCAAATCGATCTCTTTCCGAACAAATTCCACGAGTTCTTGCTCAGCTCCGAGGTGGGCTTCAGTCACAGCTACACGCTGGGCGTGCCTCGGCACATGAACAAGGGATTCTGTCGGCCCATTCAG CTGTACGCCAAGGGCGACTACACACCGAACCATGTCCGATGGAGCGATGCCTACTATCCGCAGACGCCGTACGAGGCCTATCGCGGGATCTACGCCACCTTGCCGGCCCATCGGATGAGTGCCGGTGGCAGCCACAGCGGGCACGCGCCGCTGCTGCACATGAGCAGCTCGAGTCGGTCGCAGAACTACGATACGCCGCACTATGCGGGCAGCGCCTCGGGGTCGGCCagcctgcggcagacgccgcacTACCAGCCCACCTACAATCCCCTGGAGACGGACTCCTACCAGCCCAGCTACGACATGGAGTCGTACGGAGGCAATCACATGTACGTGTTCGCCTCGCCGCTCTACCAGACGGTCTGGTCGCCGCCAGCCTCGCTGCGGAAGAGCTCCTCGCACACGCCCGTCTTTGGCAGCGTTCGGGAGGCGGAGCTGGACGGCGACAGCAGCATCGggggcggcggcagcggcggcggcagctaCCATCGGCACGTCTATCCGCCGAACGATGACACCTGCTCCCCGAATGCCAACTCTGGGAACGCGTTCAACTCGATCAGCGATGCGGACACGGACGACTCGAATCAGCTGCCCAGCGGCAGTCGGCCCCATGTGTATGCCACCAATTGTGGCGAGAGCTCCTCCTCGCCGCAGGTGAACCACCACGAGGCCACCGCAGAGTTTGTCGAGGACGTCCTGATGGACGATGAGCAGAAGACGCAGGTCGCCGGCGGCACGCCCACCGCCTACCACAGTGATCTGTCGGATGCCTGA